From Paracoccus aminovorans, one genomic window encodes:
- a CDS encoding nucleoside deaminase: MDFASHMPDALAQARAAARRGEVPVGAVLVGADGTVLARAGNRTRELADPTAHAEILAIRAACAAAGSERLPGARLWVTLEPCPMCAAAISAARIAVLYYGADDPRMGGVRHGARVFDHPQCHHRPEIVDGISAEDSRRLLQDFFRQRRGNEKTAT; encoded by the coding sequence ATGGACTTCGCCTCGCACATGCCCGACGCCCTGGCCCAGGCCCGCGCCGCCGCCCGGCGCGGCGAGGTGCCGGTGGGCGCGGTGCTGGTCGGCGCCGACGGCACGGTGCTGGCCCGCGCCGGCAACCGCACCCGCGAACTGGCCGACCCCACCGCCCATGCCGAGATCCTGGCGATCCGCGCCGCCTGCGCCGCCGCCGGTTCGGAACGCCTGCCGGGGGCGCGGCTTTGGGTGACGCTGGAGCCCTGCCCGATGTGCGCCGCCGCCATCTCGGCCGCGCGGATCGCGGTGCTGTATTACGGCGCCGACGACCCGCGCATGGGCGGGGTGCGCCATGGGGCGCGGGTCTTCGACCATCCGCAATGCCACCACCGGCCCGAGATCGTCGACGGCATTTCCGCAGAAGATTCGCGCCGCCTTCTGCAAGACTTCTTTCGCCAGCGCCGCGGAAATGAAAAAACCGCGACATGA
- a CDS encoding pseudouridine synthase, with translation MTEDRPESTPQSQSDRIAKVMARAGVASRREAERMIVEGRVTVNGQKIDSPALDVTPADKIRVDGKPLEAPQETRLWLYYKPLGLVTTESDEKGRQTVFDALPRDLPRVMTVGRLDLNSEGLLLLTNDGELKRRLELPTTGWLRRYRVRVNGTPNDLTFAPLRRGVTIEGEEFAPMEISLDSQQGANAWLTVGIREGRNREIRRAMTHVGLIVNRLIRIGYGPFKLSGLEENEVREVKRKVLRDQLGGLLTGDTEEKPRSFRDRGAATSGNDAGPRSESGRKPYARREDGERKPFARREDGDRKPYAKREDGERKPYARREDGERKPFARREDGDRKPYAKREDGERKPYARREDGERKPFARREDGDRKPHAKREDGPRKPYARRDEGERTDRPGKPGFKGAKPAEGGRGFKPRGDRPEGGFKPRGEGKPARGPRPGGKPGPKSGPAKSGRAPGKGARPEGRGPKRG, from the coding sequence ATGACCGAAGACCGCCCCGAATCGACCCCGCAATCGCAATCCGACCGCATCGCCAAGGTGATGGCGCGCGCCGGCGTCGCCAGCCGCCGCGAGGCCGAGCGCATGATCGTCGAGGGCCGCGTGACCGTGAACGGGCAGAAGATCGACAGCCCGGCGCTGGACGTGACGCCCGCCGACAAGATCCGCGTCGACGGCAAACCGCTGGAGGCGCCGCAAGAGACGCGGCTGTGGCTGTATTACAAGCCCCTGGGCCTGGTCACCACCGAAAGCGACGAGAAGGGGCGCCAGACCGTGTTCGACGCCCTGCCGCGCGACCTGCCACGGGTGATGACCGTGGGCCGGCTGGACCTGAACTCGGAAGGGCTCTTGCTGCTGACCAACGACGGCGAGCTGAAGCGGCGGCTGGAGCTGCCGACCACCGGCTGGCTGCGCCGCTATCGCGTGCGGGTGAACGGCACGCCGAACGACCTGACCTTCGCGCCGCTGCGCCGGGGCGTCACCATCGAGGGCGAGGAATTCGCGCCGATGGAGATCAGCCTCGACAGCCAGCAGGGCGCCAATGCCTGGCTGACCGTCGGCATCCGCGAGGGCAGGAACCGCGAGATCCGCCGCGCCATGACCCATGTCGGGCTGATCGTGAACCGGCTGATCCGCATCGGCTACGGCCCGTTCAAGCTGAGCGGGCTTGAGGAAAACGAGGTGCGCGAGGTCAAGCGCAAGGTGCTGCGCGACCAACTGGGCGGCCTTCTGACCGGCGACACCGAAGAGAAGCCGCGCAGCTTCCGCGACCGCGGCGCCGCGACGTCCGGCAATGACGCGGGTCCCCGCAGCGAAAGCGGCCGCAAGCCCTATGCCCGCCGCGAGGATGGCGAACGCAAGCCGTTTGCCCGCCGCGAGGACGGGGACCGCAAGCCCTATGCGAAACGGGAGGATGGCGAGCGTAAGCCCTATGCTCGCCGCGAGGATGGCGAACGCAAGCCGTTTGCCCGCCGCGAGGACGGGGACCGCAAGCCCTATGCGAAGCGGGAAGATGGCGAGCGAAAGCCCTACGCCAGGCGCGAGGACGGCGAGCGCAAGCCGTTTGCCCGCCGCGAGGATGGGGACCGCAAGCCCCATGCGAAGCGCGAGGACGGCCCGCGCAAGCCCTATGCCCGGCGCGACGAGGGCGAGCGCACGGACCGCCCCGGCAAGCCCGGCTTCAAGGGCGCGAAACCGGCCGAAGGCGGGCGGGGCTTCAAGCCGCGTGGCGACCGGCCCGAGGGTGGTTTCAAGCCGCGGGGCGAGGGCAAGCCGGCGCGCGGCCCTCGGCCCGGCGGCAAGCCCGGTCCCAAATCCGGCCCCGCCAAAAGCGGACGCGCCCCCGGGAAGGGAGCGCGGCCAGAGGGAAGGGGTCCCAAGCGCGGCTGA
- the hemP gene encoding hemin uptake protein HemP, with product MTATRPAEFTRPGVTALQRLPEYDAELLTAGGNQALIVLGDQVYNLRITRAGKLILTK from the coding sequence ATGACCGCGACCCGCCCCGCTGAATTCACGCGTCCCGGCGTGACCGCCCTGCAACGCCTGCCCGAATATGATGCCGAATTGCTGACCGCCGGCGGTAATCAGGCGCTGATCGTTCTGGGCGACCAAGTCTACAACCTGCGCATCACCCGCGCCGGCAAGCTGATCCTCACCAAGTAA
- a CDS encoding zinc ABC transporter substrate-binding protein: MNRHTLLFLSAALGATALPALAEVPRVVTDIPVVHSLVQQVMGTLGQPALLLAAGGDPHHYQLRPSDARSLQEADLLVWVGPALTPWLERPAADLAAKGNALALLDQPGTRRQDFAGGAHDHDDDIHDHDHDHEGHDHAHGEEGHHHSGVDPHAWLDPGNGAAWVQAIAQALSARDPEHAATYAANAEQAAAGIAALDGELQAALAPAKGKRFVVFHDAYGYFTSHFGLEPAIAVSLGDASTPSAARLKAIRAEIGAEGAACAFPEANHDPRLIAAVTEGSAVRSGGALDPEGSAAAPGPGLYAELLRGMAGTLADCLGQN; encoded by the coding sequence ATGAACCGACACACCCTTCTTTTCCTTTCCGCCGCACTTGGCGCGACCGCCCTGCCCGCCCTGGCCGAGGTGCCGCGCGTGGTGACCGACATCCCGGTGGTGCATTCGCTGGTCCAGCAGGTCATGGGCACGCTTGGCCAGCCCGCGCTGCTGCTGGCGGCCGGAGGCGACCCGCATCACTATCAGCTGCGCCCCAGCGACGCCCGCAGCCTGCAGGAAGCCGACCTGCTGGTCTGGGTCGGCCCGGCGCTGACCCCCTGGCTGGAACGCCCGGCCGCGGATCTGGCCGCCAAGGGCAATGCATTGGCGCTGCTGGACCAGCCCGGCACCCGGCGCCAGGATTTCGCCGGCGGGGCGCATGACCACGACGATGACATCCATGACCATGACCATGACCATGAAGGTCACGACCATGCGCATGGCGAGGAAGGCCACCACCACAGCGGCGTCGACCCCCATGCCTGGCTGGACCCGGGCAACGGCGCCGCCTGGGTCCAGGCCATCGCCCAGGCCCTGTCCGCGCGCGATCCCGAACATGCCGCGACCTATGCCGCCAATGCCGAACAGGCGGCGGCGGGGATCGCGGCCCTGGACGGCGAGCTTCAGGCCGCCCTGGCGCCGGCCAAGGGCAAGCGCTTCGTGGTCTTTCACGACGCCTATGGCTATTTCACCAGCCATTTCGGATTGGAGCCGGCCATTGCGGTCAGCCTGGGCGATGCCTCGACCCCCTCGGCCGCACGGCTCAAGGCGATTCGCGCCGAGATCGGCGCCGAGGGCGCGGCCTGCGCCTTTCCCGAGGCGAATCACGATCCCCGGCTGATCGCCGCCGTGACCGAGGGCAGCGCAGTGCGCAGCGGCGGCGCGCTGGACCCCGAGGGCAGCGCCGCCGCCCCAGGCCCCGGGCTTTACGCCGAACTGCTGCGCGGCATGGCCGGCACGCTGGCCGATTGCCTGGGGCAGAATTAA
- a CDS encoding Fur family transcriptional regulator, producing MPDDSAPADPFHDHDHGHCAAAVLRRAEAQARDEGVRLTPVRRRALEILLESHRAMGAYEVLERLSAEGFGKQPPVAYRALDFLVEQGLAHRVQRLNAYAACLSAERDHSPAFLICRGCEQVAEADSPELRAALADLSAAAGFRIERRTVELLGLCARCTEAGL from the coding sequence ATGCCGGATGATTCCGCCCCCGCCGATCCGTTCCATGACCACGACCACGGCCATTGCGCCGCCGCCGTGCTGCGCCGGGCCGAGGCGCAGGCCCGGGACGAGGGCGTGCGCCTGACCCCGGTGCGCCGCCGCGCGCTTGAGATCCTGCTGGAATCGCATCGGGCCATGGGCGCCTACGAGGTGCTGGAGCGGCTGTCGGCCGAGGGGTTCGGCAAGCAGCCCCCCGTCGCCTATCGCGCGCTGGATTTCCTGGTGGAACAGGGGCTTGCCCATCGCGTTCAGCGCCTGAACGCCTATGCCGCCTGCCTGTCGGCCGAGCGCGACCATTCTCCCGCCTTCCTGATCTGCCGCGGCTGCGAACAGGTGGCCGAGGCCGATTCGCCCGAACTGCGCGCGGCGCTGGCGGATCTTTCCGCCGCCGCCGGCTTCCGCATCGAGCGCCGCACCGTCGAGCTGCTGGGCCTGTGCGCCCGCTGCACCGAGGCCGGGCTGTGA
- a CDS encoding metal ABC transporter ATP-binding protein: protein MTALIRAQDLSVSHAGTDLPVLRHVDFRIAPAEIVTVVGPNGSGKSTLVRALLGHLALDSGRVERAPGLRIGYVPQRVNIERAMPMTVRRFLSLPHRVSDADAKAVLDRTGVPGLQARQITQLSGGQLQRVLLARALLNDPQLLVLDEPTQGLDQPGIVAFYKLIEEVRAETGAAVLMVSHDLLVVMRASDRVMCLNGHVCCEGTPQAVSAAPAYRAMFGAESQGTLALYQHHHDHDHDHVAEGHVHGPDCAHTH from the coding sequence GTGACGGCGCTGATCCGCGCGCAGGACCTGTCGGTCAGCCATGCCGGCACCGATCTGCCGGTGCTGCGCCACGTCGATTTCCGCATCGCCCCGGCCGAGATCGTCACCGTGGTCGGACCCAACGGCTCGGGCAAGTCGACGCTGGTGCGGGCGCTGCTGGGCCATCTGGCGCTGGATTCCGGCCGGGTCGAGCGCGCGCCGGGCCTGCGCATCGGCTATGTGCCGCAGCGGGTGAACATCGAGCGGGCGATGCCGATGACCGTCCGCCGCTTCCTGTCGCTGCCCCACAGGGTCTCGGATGCCGATGCCAAGGCGGTGCTCGACCGCACCGGCGTCCCCGGGCTGCAGGCGCGCCAGATCACCCAGCTGTCGGGCGGGCAATTGCAGCGGGTGCTGCTGGCGCGGGCGTTGCTCAACGACCCGCAGCTGCTGGTGCTGGACGAGCCGACGCAGGGCCTGGACCAGCCCGGCATCGTCGCCTTCTACAAGCTGATCGAAGAGGTCCGGGCCGAGACCGGCGCCGCGGTGCTGATGGTCAGCCACGACCTCCTGGTGGTGATGCGGGCCTCGGACCGGGTGATGTGCCTGAACGGCCATGTCTGCTGCGAGGGCACGCCGCAGGCGGTCAGCGCCGCCCCCGCCTATCGCGCCATGTTCGGCGCGGAATCGCAGGGCACGCTGGCGCTTTACCAGCACCATCACGACCATGACCACGACCATGTCGCAGAGGGCCACGTCCACGGCCCCGACTGCGCCCATACGCATTGA
- a CDS encoding iron chelate uptake ABC transporter family permease subunit: protein MLDDFLTRAVLAGLGLVLATGALGSFVVWRRMAYFGDSTSHAAILGVALSFAFSLPVYLGTLGVALAMALAVAQLTGRGQSMDTVLGVLAHSALALGLVAVSFVPSLRTGLDAFLFGDILAVGKADLAWIWGGAAAVLALLAWRWQRLVTASVNEELAMAAGIDPARERLILSLALALVVAIAIRIVGALLISAMLIIPAAAARGFSATPEQMAGSATAIGAIAVLGGLWASLWLDTPAGPSIVAISAIIYALVLVVCRK from the coding sequence ATGCTTGACGATTTCCTGACCCGCGCCGTGCTGGCCGGGCTCGGCCTTGTGCTGGCGACCGGCGCGCTGGGGTCCTTCGTGGTCTGGCGCCGCATGGCCTATTTCGGCGATTCGACCTCGCATGCGGCGATCCTGGGGGTGGCGCTGAGCTTCGCCTTCTCGCTGCCGGTCTATCTGGGCACGCTGGGCGTGGCGCTGGCCATGGCGCTGGCGGTGGCGCAGCTGACCGGGCGCGGCCAGTCCATGGACACGGTGCTGGGGGTGCTGGCGCATAGCGCGCTGGCGCTGGGGCTGGTGGCGGTCAGCTTCGTGCCGTCGCTGCGCACCGGGCTCGATGCGTTCCTGTTCGGCGACATCCTGGCGGTGGGCAAGGCGGACTTGGCCTGGATCTGGGGCGGCGCCGCGGCGGTGCTTGCGCTGCTGGCCTGGCGCTGGCAGCGGCTGGTGACCGCCTCGGTGAACGAGGAACTGGCGATGGCGGCGGGAATCGATCCCGCGCGCGAACGGCTGATCCTGTCGCTGGCGCTGGCGCTGGTGGTGGCCATCGCGATTCGGATCGTCGGCGCCCTGCTGATCTCGGCCATGCTGATCATTCCGGCCGCGGCGGCACGGGGATTCTCTGCAACGCCCGAACAGATGGCCGGTTCCGCCACAGCGATCGGCGCGATCGCGGTCCTGGGCGGGCTTTGGGCCAGCCTGTGGCTCGATACCCCGGCGGGCCCGTCCATCGTGGCGATTTCTGCGATAATTTATGCTTTGGTGCTAGTGGTTTGCAGGAAATGA
- a CDS encoding YjbF family lipoprotein, which translates to MIMARIHKAALSALLVAGLAACGNDDSGNQTNPLLIAAKAAGGTAAKIRGGKAEAPAEAPRTPEQMAAEALRVNQGPLVMVGFESLGRTQVMAMTGQNGSLRTYMAPSKEALILRDGMVVGTRGLGHDLSVAEPQTEPLIRAGRAGSAPRVMRYFSGDGLERPLNFTCSVAPGPKAGVVVESCEGHGASFQNNYAPQGGHLPVSRQWLGPQLGYVTLQTLRP; encoded by the coding sequence ATGATCATGGCCCGCATCCACAAGGCGGCGCTGTCGGCGCTGCTGGTCGCCGGCCTTGCCGCCTGCGGCAACGACGACAGCGGCAACCAGACCAACCCGCTGCTGATCGCCGCCAAGGCGGCCGGCGGCACCGCGGCCAAGATCCGTGGCGGCAAGGCCGAAGCGCCCGCCGAAGCCCCGCGCACGCCCGAGCAGATGGCGGCCGAGGCGCTGCGGGTGAACCAGGGCCCGCTGGTCATGGTCGGCTTCGAATCGCTGGGCCGCACCCAGGTCATGGCGATGACCGGGCAGAACGGCAGCCTGCGCACCTATATGGCGCCCTCGAAAGAGGCGCTGATCCTGCGCGACGGCATGGTGGTCGGCACCCGCGGCCTGGGTCACGACCTGTCGGTCGCCGAGCCGCAGACCGAGCCCCTGATCCGCGCCGGCCGTGCCGGCAGCGCGCCGCGGGTCATGCGCTATTTCAGCGGCGACGGGCTGGAGCGGCCGCTGAATTTCACCTGCAGCGTCGCCCCCGGCCCCAAGGCGGGCGTGGTGGTGGAAAGCTGCGAGGGCCATGGCGCCAGCTTCCAGAACAATTACGCCCCCCAGGGTGGGCACCTTCCGGTGTCGCGGCAATGGCTGGGGCCGCAGCTGGGCTATGTCACCCTCCAGACCCTGCGGCCCTGA
- a CDS encoding YjbH domain-containing protein, which produces MRAHSILTRRLLASTAPALLLIGLAAGPARTDPMIGDVMNSYGLAGGVETPTAEMLPDATLGGTVSYNKAARRHDVVFQLHPRLTTVLRYSRVEGINDHNELGHLWDRSFDLRFQFLDEDGWRPAMAVGLQDFLGTGIYSGEYIVATNTITPRLRASLGVGWGTLAGDPRLIKVGDTGGKPNVDEWFRGKARPFGSVTWQATDKLRLVAEYSNDKYLVRNVFPNGRIEEIPQGDGEPGSKLNLGAYYTFSPSYQVGLYTIGGDMFGAQFSFALNPRNAPFPSGLEKAPAPVKPRPAPSADPEGWSGAWSADPTAQPAIQTALAGALKDEGQILESMSLSGNRAEVRIRNTRYIQQSEAVGRTARLMTRALPPSVETLVITSNTDGMATSSVVLKRSDVERLENTEAGRIASASQLVDADPRPGDLVTTPGLFPRFRWNLAPYLEIGLFDPQDPLRYETGAQLKASYEIMPGLIVSGTVRQRAFGSMEQRGPGIPAWLNGGERGDHYTPEEYVSDPANEYYQACSTCSSIPRVRSDTRMYTGNDSPTIPELTLAWYAQPTEAVYSRVTVGLLERAYGGVSGELLWKPANSPLALGAEINRVRKRDFEDVFAFRDYEVTTGHVSAYYEFANGFTAQLDVGKYLAGDKGATFTLTREFANGWRVGAFATKTDLSDEEFGEGSFDKGITISIPVSWAMGTPSRDRAGSTLRSLSRDGGARVNVDGRLYDKVRDAQSVKLYQGWGRFWR; this is translated from the coding sequence ATGCGCGCCCATTCGATCCTTACCCGCCGCCTGCTGGCCTCGACCGCGCCCGCGCTGCTGCTCATCGGCCTGGCCGCCGGTCCGGCGCGCACCGATCCCATGATCGGCGACGTGATGAACAGCTACGGCCTGGCCGGCGGCGTCGAGACCCCGACCGCCGAGATGCTGCCCGACGCGACGCTGGGCGGCACCGTGTCCTACAACAAGGCGGCGCGGCGGCACGACGTGGTCTTCCAGCTGCATCCGCGCCTGACCACCGTCCTGCGCTATTCGCGCGTCGAAGGCATCAACGACCACAACGAGCTGGGCCATCTCTGGGACCGCTCGTTCGACCTGCGCTTCCAGTTCCTGGACGAGGACGGCTGGCGCCCGGCGATGGCGGTGGGCCTGCAGGACTTCCTGGGCACCGGCATCTATTCCGGCGAATATATCGTCGCCACCAACACCATCACCCCCCGGCTCCGCGCCAGCCTGGGCGTCGGCTGGGGCACGCTGGCGGGCGATCCGCGCCTGATCAAGGTCGGCGATACCGGCGGCAAGCCCAATGTGGACGAATGGTTCCGCGGCAAGGCCCGGCCCTTCGGCTCGGTCACCTGGCAGGCCACCGACAAGCTGCGGCTGGTGGCGGAATATTCCAACGACAAATACCTGGTCCGCAACGTCTTTCCCAACGGCAGGATCGAGGAGATCCCGCAGGGCGACGGCGAGCCGGGCAGCAAGCTGAACCTGGGCGCCTACTACACCTTCAGCCCCAGCTACCAGGTCGGGCTCTATACCATCGGCGGCGACATGTTCGGCGCCCAGTTCAGCTTCGCGCTGAACCCGCGCAACGCGCCCTTCCCCTCGGGCCTGGAAAAGGCGCCGGCGCCGGTCAAGCCGCGGCCCGCGCCCTCGGCCGATCCCGAGGGCTGGTCGGGCGCCTGGTCGGCCGATCCGACCGCGCAGCCGGCGATCCAGACCGCGCTGGCCGGCGCGTTGAAGGACGAGGGGCAGATCCTCGAATCCATGTCCCTGTCCGGGAACCGGGCCGAGGTCCGCATCCGCAACACCCGCTATATCCAGCAGTCCGAGGCCGTGGGCCGCACCGCCCGGCTGATGACCCGCGCCCTGCCGCCTTCGGTCGAGACGCTGGTCATCACCTCGAACACCGACGGCATGGCGACCTCCTCGGTGGTGCTGAAACGCTCGGACGTCGAGCGGCTGGAGAATACCGAGGCCGGCCGCATCGCCAGCGCCTCGCAGCTGGTCGATGCCGATCCGCGCCCGGGCGACCTGGTGACGACGCCGGGCCTGTTCCCGCGCTTCCGCTGGAACCTGGCGCCCTATCTGGAGATCGGGCTGTTCGATCCGCAGGACCCGCTGCGCTATGAGACCGGGGCGCAACTGAAGGCCAGCTACGAGATCATGCCGGGGCTGATCGTCTCGGGCACCGTCCGCCAGCGCGCCTTCGGCAGCATGGAGCAACGCGGCCCCGGCATTCCAGCTTGGCTGAACGGTGGCGAGCGCGGCGATCATTACACGCCCGAGGAATATGTCTCGGACCCGGCGAATGAATATTACCAGGCGTGCAGCACGTGCTCTTCGATACCGCGGGTGCGTTCTGACACCCGCATGTATACCGGCAACGACAGCCCGACGATTCCCGAGCTGACGCTGGCCTGGTATGCCCAGCCGACCGAGGCGGTCTATTCCCGCGTCACCGTCGGCCTGCTGGAGCGCGCCTATGGCGGCGTCTCGGGCGAGCTGCTGTGGAAGCCCGCGAATTCGCCGCTGGCCCTGGGCGCCGAGATCAACCGGGTCAGGAAGCGCGACTTCGAGGATGTCTTCGCCTTCCGCGACTACGAGGTCACCACCGGCCATGTTTCGGCCTATTACGAATTCGCCAACGGCTTCACCGCGCAGCTGGACGTCGGCAAATACCTGGCCGGCGACAAGGGCGCGACCTTCACCCTGACCCGCGAATTCGCCAATGGCTGGCGCGTCGGCGCCTTCGCGACCAAGACCGACCTCAGCGACGAGGAATTCGGCGAAGGCTCGTTCGACAAGGGCATCACCATCTCGATCCCGGTGTCCTGGGCGATGGGCACGCCGTCGCGCGACCGCGCCGGCAGCACGCTGCGCTCGCTTTCCCGCGACGGCGGCGCCCGCGTGAACGTGGACGGTCGACTGTACGACAAGGTGCGGGACGCGCAATCCGTCAAACTCTATCAAGGCTGGGGGAGGTTCTGGCGATGA
- a CDS encoding L-serine ammonia-lyase translates to MFLSVFDIFKIGVGPSSSHTMGPMVAGGRFLDALREQPFKAHGLRASLHGSLAFTGKGHATDRATILGLAGFLPETMDAEAAEAALELNRQTRVLTPRDLGELHFDPAQDLIFDFDRALSGHANGMILMATDAQGDVIFSETYYSIGGGFVLTAGEMAARGDETRSDASPKVPFAFAHASEMLEMAAKTDKSIAQMKRENERVFRSDAEITAGIHRIWQVMRDCMDRGLATRGILPGGLSIRRRAAGIHEALQAESGLNQTAPHVINDWMSMYAMAVNEENAAGGQVVTAPTNGAAGVVPAVIRYWLDHVPGASERQLDDFLLTAAAVGGLIKHNASISGAECGCQAEVGSASAMAAAGLCAVLGGTAEQVENAAEIALEHHLGMTCDPVKGLVQVPCIERNGLGAIKAVSAASLALRGDGKHFVPLDVAIETMRQTGRDMMDKYKETSLGGLAVNVPNC, encoded by the coding sequence ATGTTTCTTTCGGTCTTCGACATCTTCAAGATCGGGGTCGGTCCTTCCTCGTCGCACACGATGGGTCCGATGGTCGCCGGCGGGCGCTTCCTGGACGCGCTGCGCGAACAGCCTTTCAAGGCCCACGGGCTGCGCGCCAGCCTGCACGGCAGCCTGGCCTTTACCGGCAAGGGCCACGCGACCGACCGCGCCACCATCCTGGGTCTTGCCGGCTTCCTGCCCGAGACCATGGACGCCGAGGCCGCCGAGGCCGCGCTGGAGCTGAACCGCCAGACCCGCGTGCTGACCCCGCGCGACCTGGGCGAGCTGCATTTCGATCCCGCGCAGGACCTGATCTTCGATTTCGACCGGGCCTTGTCCGGCCACGCCAACGGCATGATCCTGATGGCGACCGACGCCCAGGGCGACGTGATCTTCAGCGAGACCTATTACTCCATCGGCGGCGGCTTCGTGCTGACCGCGGGCGAGATGGCCGCGCGCGGGGACGAGACCCGCAGCGACGCCTCGCCCAAGGTGCCCTTCGCCTTCGCCCATGCCTCGGAAATGCTGGAGATGGCGGCGAAGACCGACAAGTCCATCGCCCAGATGAAGCGCGAGAACGAGCGCGTCTTCCGCAGCGACGCCGAGATCACCGCCGGCATCCACCGGATCTGGCAGGTGATGCGCGACTGCATGGACCGCGGCCTGGCGACGCGCGGCATCCTGCCGGGCGGGCTGTCGATCCGCCGCCGCGCCGCCGGCATCCACGAGGCGCTGCAGGCCGAATCCGGCCTGAACCAGACCGCGCCCCATGTCATCAACGACTGGATGTCGATGTATGCCATGGCGGTGAACGAGGAAAACGCCGCCGGCGGCCAGGTGGTCACCGCCCCCACCAACGGCGCGGCGGGCGTGGTGCCGGCCGTCATCCGCTATTGGCTGGACCATGTGCCCGGCGCCTCGGAGCGCCAGCTGGACGACTTCCTGCTGACCGCCGCCGCCGTGGGCGGGCTGATCAAGCACAATGCCAGCATCTCGGGCGCGGAATGCGGCTGCCAGGCCGAGGTGGGCTCCGCCAGCGCCATGGCGGCGGCGGGGCTGTGCGCCGTGCTGGGCGGCACCGCCGAGCAGGTCGAGAACGCGGCCGAGATCGCGCTGGAGCATCACCTGGGCATGACCTGCGACCCGGTGAAGGGGCTGGTGCAGGTGCCCTGCATCGAAAGGAACGGCCTGGGCGCGATCAAGGCGGTCAGCGCCGCCAGCCTGGCGCTGCGCGGCGACGGCAAGCATTTCGTGCCGCTGGACGTCGCCATCGAGACCATGCGCCAGACCGGCCGCGACATGATGGACAAATACAAGGAAACCTCGCTGGGCGGGCTGGCGGTCAACGTCCCCAACTGCTGA
- the dusB gene encoding tRNA dihydrouridine synthase DusB, producing the protein MRLPEPITLGPVRLGPPVFLAPMAGITDLPFRRAVQRHGGAGLMVSEMVASTEMVTPRPSTRAAVRAKALTEGAAPVSVQIAGREAGAMAETARIVAGMGARIVDINMGCPAKKVTGGLSGAALMRDLDHALGLVEAVVAAVPDLPVTLKMRLGWDADCLNAPELAARAAAAGVRMLTVHGRTRAQFYTGSADWAAIRAVANLPGRPPLVANGDVVDAASARLALARSGADAVMVGRGAQGAPWRLAQIAHELWATPAPRVPQGAALADAVAEHYDDILSLYGRELGLRVARKHLGWYAEANGAPNRAELLRAPTPEAALAAIRAGFGDADAVHANARATEVPS; encoded by the coding sequence ATGAGACTGCCCGAACCCATCACCCTTGGTCCCGTGCGGCTTGGCCCGCCGGTCTTTCTGGCGCCCATGGCCGGGATCACCGACCTGCCGTTCCGCCGCGCCGTCCAGCGCCACGGCGGCGCCGGGCTGATGGTCAGCGAGATGGTCGCCTCGACCGAGATGGTGACGCCGCGCCCCTCGACCCGCGCCGCGGTGCGCGCCAAGGCCCTGACCGAGGGCGCGGCCCCGGTCAGCGTCCAGATCGCCGGGCGCGAGGCCGGCGCCATGGCCGAGACCGCCCGCATCGTCGCCGGCATGGGCGCGCGCATCGTCGACATCAACATGGGCTGCCCGGCCAAGAAGGTGACGGGCGGGCTGTCCGGCGCAGCGCTGATGCGCGATCTCGACCATGCGCTGGGTCTGGTCGAGGCGGTGGTCGCCGCCGTGCCCGACCTGCCGGTGACGTTGAAGATGCGGCTGGGCTGGGACGCGGATTGCCTGAACGCGCCGGAACTGGCGGCCCGCGCCGCCGCGGCAGGGGTGCGGATGCTGACCGTGCACGGCCGGACGCGGGCGCAGTTCTATACCGGCAGCGCCGACTGGGCCGCGATCCGCGCGGTGGCGAACCTGCCGGGCCGGCCGCCGCTGGTCGCCAACGGCGACGTGGTCGATGCGGCCTCGGCGCGTCTGGCGCTGGCGCGCTCGGGCGCCGATGCGGTCATGGTCGGGCGCGGCGCCCAGGGCGCGCCCTGGCGTCTGGCGCAGATCGCGCATGAGCTGTGGGCCACGCCCGCGCCGCGGGTGCCGCAAGGCGCCGCGCTGGCCGATGCCGTGGCCGAGCATTACGACGACATCCTGTCGCTCTACGGCCGCGAACTGGGCCTGCGCGTCGCCCGCAAGCACCTGGGCTGGTATGCCGAGGCGAACGGCGCCCCGAACCGCGCCGAACTGCTGCGCGCGCCCACGCCCGAGGCGGCGCTGGCCGCGATCCGCGCCGGCTTCGGCGATGCCGACGCCGTCCACGCCAATGCCCGGGCGACGGAGGTGCCTTCATGA